In Engraulis encrasicolus isolate BLACKSEA-1 chromosome 24, IST_EnEncr_1.0, whole genome shotgun sequence, a single genomic region encodes these proteins:
- the snx5 gene encoding sorting nexin-5, translating to MTSPTEENDKEKLRSVSVDLNHDSTLIIDIPDALCERDKVKFTVHTKTTLSSFQKPDFSVSRQHEDFIWLHDTLVDTEDYAGLIIPPAPPKPDFESPREKMHKLGEGEATMTKEEYTKMKQELEAEYLAVFKKTVQVHEIFLQRLSGHPIFSKDRNFQIFLEYDQDLSVRRKNAKEMFGGFFKNMVKSADEVLISGIKEVDEFFEQEKTFLLDYFSKIKDATAKAEKMTRAHKNVADDYLHVSATLNSIAADDNTPLKKHLEKFADLLEKLRKVEGRVASDQELKLTELLRYYMRDIQAAKDLLYRRARALADYENSNKALDKARLKSKDIPQAEEHQQQCLQKFDKLSESCKKELTTFKGRRVVAFRKNLIEMTELEIKHAKNNVSLIQGCIDMLNNN from the exons ATGACATCGCCTACAGAAGAAAACGATAAAGAGAAG cTCCGTTCTGTGTCTGTGGACCTGAACCATGACTCTACCCTCATCATTGACATTCCAGATGCCCTGTGCGAGCGAGACAAGGTCAAGTTCACGGTCCACACCAAG ACCACACTCAGCTCCTTCCAGAAGCCAGACTTCTCTGTGTCACGGCAGCATGAGGACTTCATCTGGCTCCACGACACACTGGTGGACACAGAGGACTATGCAGGCCTCATT ATACCTCCGGCACCACCGAAACCCGACTTTGAGAGCCCCCGGGAAAAGATGCATAaactgggggagggggaggccaCCATGACCAAGGAGGAGTACACCAAAATGAAGCAGGAGCTTGAAGC AGAGTACCTGGCTGTGTTCAAGAAGACCGTTCAGGTTCACGAGATCTTCCTGCAGAGGCTCTCTGGCCACCCCATCTTCAGCAAGGACAGAAACTTCCAGATCTTCTTGGAGTACGACCAGGAT CTCAGCGTCAGGAGGAAAAATGCCAAGGAGATGTTTGGTGGCTTCTTCAAGAATATGGTGAAATCTGCAGATGAAGTCTTGATCTCAGGGATTAAG GAAGTGGATGAGTTCTTCGAGCAGGAGAAAACCTTCCTTCTTGATTATTTCAGCAAAATCAAGGACGCCACAGCCAAGGCGGAAAAAATGACACGCGCCCATAAAA ATGTAGCTGACGACTACCTTCACGTCTCTGCCACTCTCAACAGCATAGCGGCAGACGACAATACTCCCCTGAAAAA GCATCTGGAGAAGTTTGCTGACCTGTTGGAGAAGCTTAGG AAAGTGGAGGGCCGTGTTGCGTCAGACCAGGAGCTGAAGCTGACGGAGCTGCTGCGCTATTATATGAGGGACATCCAGGCTGCCAAG GACCTGCTGTACAGGCGTGCTCGAGCGCTGGCTGACTACGAGAACTCCAACAAGGCCCTGGATAAGGCCCGGCTGAAGAGCAAAGACATCCCACAGGCCGAGGAGCACCAGCAGCAGTGCCTGCAGAAGTTCGACAAACTCTCTGAATCATGCAAGAAAG AGCTGACCACCTTCAAGGGTCGCAGAGTGGTGGCCTTCCGCAAGAACCTGATCGAGATGACTGAGCTGGAGATAAAACACGCCaag AACAACGTGTCTCTGATCCAGGGTTGCATCGACATGCTGAACAATAACTGA
- the mgme1 gene encoding mitochondrial genome maintenance exonuclease 1, which yields MLISHGKSNWLLNTLVKHCNTTSLYNGFSTSFASASKKKTSPYGAVDTERYSSLVKAVVSSRVSSQTPASLEEEDDKLYGPIVRSKVTSPKPTPVAPKIVHPIMNKVKDSLSENYNLESPARLLLPKGPVRSTVPSVTRILKQTMSTEQLFYLERWRRRMIAELGEEGFKAYTANLFQQGRLFHSALEKALVPPEANDDTEHNEDTAGYLESVQHVLEEISEVRAIESAVQHQHLNYVGIVDCVAQYRGRLCAIDWKTSEKTKPSLHNTFDNPIQVAAYVGALNNDDNYSYQIKNGLIVVAYKDGSPAHPHFLDFEKVSLYWEKWLLRLETYTEGS from the exons ATGTTGATATCTCACGGAAAGTCTAATTGGCTTCTGAATACTCTGGTTAAACACTGCAACACCACCTCCTTGTACAATGGCTTCTCTACCTCTTTTGCATCGGCATCTAAGAAAAAGACCAGTCCATATGGGGCAGTGGATACGGAGCGATACTCTTCTCTTGTCAAGGCAGTCGTGTCTTCGAGAGTCAGTTCTCAGACTCCAGCATCacttgaggaggaggatgataaaTTGTACGGCCCAATAGTAAGATCAAAAGTGACTTCACCGAAGCCCACGCCTGTTGCGCCAAAGATTGTCCACCCAATCATGAACAAAGTGAAAGACAGCCTTTCTGAAAATTATAACTTGGAGAGCCCTGCTCGATTGTTGCTTCCAAAAGGGCCAGTAAGGTCTACTGTGCCAAGTGTCACTAGGATTTTGAAACAAACCATGTCCACGGAGCAGTTATTCTACCTGGAAAGATGGAGAAGAAGAATGATCGCAGAGCTAGGAGAGGAGGGTTTCAAGGCTTACACTGCAA ATCTTTTCCAGCAAGGGAGGTTATTTCATTCTGCACTTGAGAAAGCACTTGTCCCCCCTGAAGCAAATGATGACACTGAGCACAATGAAGACACAGCTGGATACTTGGAAAGTGTCCAACATGTACTTGAGGAGATAAGTGAAGTCAGAGCTATTGAGAGTGCAGTGCAACACCAGCATTTGAATTATGTGGGCATTGTGGACTGTGTTGCTCAATACAG AGGACGATTGTGTGCGATTGACTGGAAGACCTCGGAAAAAACCAAACCATCTCTGCACAACACATTTGACAACCCAATCCAGGTTGCGGCATATGTCGGGGCCTTGAACAATGATGACAACTACAGTTACCAG ATAAAGAATGGCCTGATTGTCGTGGCTTACAAAGATGGCTCGCCAGCTCACCCACACTTCCTTGACTTTGAAAAAGTTTCACTGTATTGGGAGAAATGGTTGCTCCGACTTGAAACCTACACAGAAGGTAGTTAA
- the si:dkey-76k16.6 gene encoding glycine N-acyltransferase-like protein 3, translating to MNFAPFHCPQFAQFTCCMRAHIHLSVANYVINQRNLRANSQHCRGCRTCPSRFRVMQILNEEQLKMAEPLLRERLPQSLQAYGYIFQKNRVKSDHIDVLVDHWPDFRILVTRPLREKEEDYFKDMCIYTTDRNALREILDKKEIVSWQKYLCIGTNLCHQETIMSVAAANGATGNMVALCHVLRLEEPAHLPEIYSANIQVSSLDESHISLVNEAWKFGRGEHSMKFIKNLVRNFPSCCVLDDNGQPVAWILTYDYSAMGMLYTMPQHRRKGYAKILISAISKKLFYMGYPVFCFIEEDNLFSLNLFKSMGFKDEPSYRNAWFTFNQLH from the exons ATGAACTTCGCACCCTTCCATTGTCCACAGTTCGCTCAATTCACATGTTGCATGCGGGCGCATATCCATCTCTCGGTGGCGAACTAcgtgatcaaccagcgaaatttACGCGCAAATAGCCAACACTGTCGAGGTTGCCGAACGTGTCCATCTCGGTTTCGAGTCATGCAAATTCTGAACGAGGAGCAACTCAAGATGGCAGAGCCATTGCTACGAGAGCGTCTCCCTCAGTCATTGCAA GCATATGGCTACATTTTTCAGAAGAACAGGGTGAAGTCAGACCATATAGATGTACTAGTGGACCACTGGCCTGATTTCAGAATACTTGTCACTCGACCGCTGCGGGAAAAG GAGGAGGACTACTTCAAAGACATGTGCATTTACACTACAGATAGGAATGCACTGAGGGAAATATTGGATAAGAAAGAAATTGTCAGCTGGCAAAAATATCTCTGCATAG GTACAAACTTGTGTCATCAAGAAACAATTATGAGCGTAGCTGCAGCTAATGGGGCAACTGGAAATATGGTGGCGTTGTGCCACGTGCTACGGTTGGAGGAACCCGCTCACCTGCCAGAAATATACAG CGCCAACATACAAGTATCCTCTCTTGACGAGTCACACATCTCTCTGGTTAACGAAGCTTGGAAATttgggagaggagagcacagcatGAAGTTCATCAAGAACCTTGTCCGGAATTTCCCCAGCTGTTGTGTTCTGGATGACAACGGCCAACCGGTGGCCTGGATTTTAACCTACGATTACTCTGCTATGGGAATGTTATACACAATGCCACAGCACAGGAGGAAAGGCTATGCGAAAATCCTAATCAGTGCTATATCAAAGAAGCTCTTTTACATGGGTTACCCTGTGTTTTGTTTCATAGAGGAAGATAATCTGTTCTCCCTTAACCTTTTTAAAAGTATGGGATTCAAAGATGAACCCTCTTACCGAAATGCCTGGTTTACGTTCAACCAGTTACATTAA